In Toxotes jaculatrix isolate fToxJac2 chromosome 12, fToxJac2.pri, whole genome shotgun sequence, the following are encoded in one genomic region:
- the fam114a2 gene encoding protein FAM114A2, with translation MSDSEAKAAEGPEVTPEIQDASPAETPESSSPNSPDISTDVAPTRKARRRPDPKSAAEAEEMPKVEEQPPKTSSESTVSQGGWGYWGSWGKSILSTATATVATVGQGLTQVIEKAETSLGIPSPTELSAQVEEEQKQQGDVSSETDNAVGDGSSAAAGAMGMLSSLTSVVQSTGKTVITGGLDALEFIGKKTMDVIAEGDPGFKKTKGLMNRNSTLSQVLREAKEREELQTAEKESSDCEKKVVAHYGMLFDEFQGLSHLEALEILSRESESKVKSVLTTLSGDELVQLREELENIKDSFSLVEFDDEEVDEKKDEDGTEFERELTKALEGLSVSATAEKLSKACKSVSSQITDMTQPEKEGEDSEEVVKKTLSVEEIHAAAIRSLAELTARSIELFHKLAEMILFSSGSAEASVLSQLTVVLCKEISLLSKKFTSCLTTAGSNEKGDVLNPLITGVFLEASNSASYIQDAFQLLMPILEISHIQRRAESTEQ, from the exons ATGTCAGACAGCGAAGCTAAAGCAGCGGAGGGTCCAGAGGTGACACCAGAGATTCAGGATGCCTCACCTGCCGAGACGCCCGAAAGCTCCTCACCGAACTCACCTGACATCTCGACTGACGTGGCCCCGACGAGGAAAGCCAGGAGGAGACCAGATCCCAAATCTGCTGCCGAAGCTGAGGAGATGCCAAAAGTAGAGGAGCAGCCGCCAAAG ACATCCAGTGAGTCCACTGTGTCTCAGGGTGGTTGGGGATACTGGGGCAGCTGGGGAAAATCCATCTTATCCACCGCAACAGCCACTGTGGCCACTGTGG gCCAGGGGCTCACTCAGGTGATCGAGAAGGCCGAGACGTCTCTGGGAATCCCCAGTCCGACCGAACTGTCGGCTCAGGTGgaggaagaacagaaacaacagg GTGATGTCAGCAGTGAGACGGACAACGCAGTGGGAGATGGATCGTCAGCAGCGGCAGGCGCCATGGGAATGTTATCATCGCTCACCAGTGTCGTGCAGAGCACG GGGAAGACAGTGATAACAGGCGGTCTGGATGCTCTGGAGTTTATCGGGAAGAAGACGATGGACGTGATAGCAGAGGGTGATCCTGGCTTTAAGAAGACCAAAGGACTGATGAACAGGAACTCCACTCTGTCTCAG gtgttgAGAGAGGCGAAGGAGCGAGAGGAGCTGCAGACGGCAGAGAAAGAGTCGTCAGATTGTGAGAAGAAGGTGGTCGCTCACTACGGGATGCTGTTTGATGAATTTCAGGGATTGTCACACCTCGAGGCTCTGGAGATTTTGTCGAGGGAGAGTGAGTCTAAG gtgaaGTCGGTGCTGACCACCCTATCAGGAGACGAGCTGGTTCAGCTCAGAGAGGAGCTGGAAAATATCAAGGACTCTTTCTCCCTGGTAGAGTTTGATGATGAGGAAGTTGATGAGAAGAAAG ATGAAGACGGCACAGAGTTTGAGAGGGAGTTAACGAAGGCCTTGGAGGGTCTCAGCGTCTCCGCCACAGCCGAGAAACTCAGCAAA GCCTGTAAGAGTGTCTCCAGCCAGATCACTGACATGACCCAGCCAGAAAAGGAAGGGGAAGACAGCGAGGAGGTCGTAAAGAAAACACTCTCTGTAGAG GAGATTCATGCTGCAGCCATCAGGAGTCTGGCGGAGCTGACGGCTCGATCCATTGAGCTTTTCCACAAACTGGCTGAGATGATCCTGTTCTCCAGTGGCAGCGCAGAGGCCAGTGTCCTGTCGCA GTTAACCGTTGTCTTGTGTAAAGAAATCTCACTTCTTTCCAAGAAGTTCACCTCTTGCTTAACAACTGCAGGG TCAAATGAGAAGGGAGATGTCCTCAACCCGCTGATAACAGGAGTCTTTTTAGAG GCATCCAACAGTGCTTCTTACATCCAGGATGCTTTCCAGCTTCTCATGCCCATACTGGAGATTTCCCACATCCAGCGGAGAGCTGAATCCACAGAGCAGTGA
- the cnot8 gene encoding CCR4-NOT transcription complex subunit 8 — translation MPAALTDSSQIICEVWASNVEDEMRKIRQIIQSYNYIAMDTEFPGVVVRPIGEFRSTVDYQYQLLRCNVDLLKIIQLGLTFMNEDGDYPPGTTTWQFNFKFNLTEDMYSQDSIDLLQNSGLQFKKHEEEGIDTLYFAELLMTSGLVLCENVKWLSFHSGYDFGYLVKLLTDARLPEEEHDFFQILNLFFPAIYDVKYLMKSCKNLKGGLQEVADQLELKRIGRQHQAGSDSLLTGMAFFRMKELFFEDNIDDAKYCGRLYGLGSGSSQPQNGISSSGQEETNNKH, via the exons ATGCCAGCTGCACTTACAGATTCCAGTCAGATAATCTGTGAAGTCTGGGCGAGCAATGTGGAGGATGAAATGAGGAAGATCCGGCAGATTATTCAGAGCTACAATTACATTGCCATG GACACAGAATTCCCTGGAGTGGTTGTCCGACCAATTGGCGAGTTTCGCAGCACAGTGGACTACCAGTACCAGCTGCTGAGGTGCAACGTCGATCTCCTGAAGATCATCCAGCTCGGACTCACGTTCATGAATGAGGATGGAGACTATCCCCCCGGCACGACGACGTGGCAGTTCAACTTCAAATTCAACCTCAC AGAAGACATGTACTCACAGGACTCCATAGATCTGCTCCAGAACTCCGGCCTCCAGTTTAAAAAACACGAAGAAGAAGGAATCGACACACTCTACTTCGCCGAGCTCCTCATGACGTCAGGTCTGGTGCTGTGTGAAAACGTCAAGTGGCTCTCGTTTCACAG CGGCTACGACTTTGGGTACCTGGTGAAGCTCCTGACAGACGCACGGCTCCCTGAGGAGGAACATGACTTCTTCCAGATCCTCAACCTGTTCTTCCCTGCAATCTACGACGTCAAGTACCTGATGAAGAGCTGCAAAAACTTAAAG GGAGGGCTTCAGGAAGTGGCGGACCAGCTGGAGCTGAAGCGGATCGGACGGCAGCATCAGGCCGGATCAGACTCTCTGCTCACCGGTATGGCTTTCTTCAGGATGAAAGAG ctttTCTTCGAGGACAACATTGATGACGCAAAGTATTGTGGGAGATTGTACGGCCTGGGCTCGGGCTCCAGCCAACCCCAGAACGGCATCTCCAGCTCAGGCCAAGAGGAGACGAACAACAAGCACTGA